Proteins encoded together in one Xyrauchen texanus isolate HMW12.3.18 chromosome 50, RBS_HiC_50CHRs, whole genome shotgun sequence window:
- the LOC127641221 gene encoding muellerian-inhibiting factor-like: protein MGHVPHSANEQPTDQSTHATEDVPMQDEQTAHNHAIDDFLTALKDGWNRESEQPTEFQRFGMCSQHDAIPDFQVSALTRLAESAHQQSNGLKVVHASKVDIWDAEKEGEITLALTFPRQAQPTNLASLMLLFSVDSIKGDGLRMTFSSHSIHPYKQTICISKSMNFLFLTGGQREHNTHSHLKLRLAVETLKTENSQKPSLSELQEVLMRKVDGNNITMRPMLLFLSDRGNSDEHRTPHLKFHGVPLDHRPSPGPLPPSRTFVFLCELKKLFDDIQPEKEAPTPQEDASTVSLDALDSLPPLTLGVSSSESLLSGLVNSSTPTAFVFPQRQQSLQTHRVELTLESPLLSVLRQRLDEAIAQVKKEAGQMVIDRLQKLCELSALPPDGDDDKAISQDYKEAQYRAVLLLKALQTVLRTLEVERAQRTARADEDGPTMPSQCRLQSLTVSLRKYYFEPSMANINNCVGACVFPVDNGINHAILLNHHIESGQFVTRSPCCVPVDYIDLHVIELESVGTQIAQKRNVVATMCGCR, encoded by the exons ATGGGGCATGTGCCCCACAGTGCCAATGAACAGCCAACTGACCAATCAACACATGCCACTGAAGACGTACCAATGCAAGATGAGCAAACAGCTCACAATCATGCAATAGATGATTTCCTGACAGCCCTGAAAGATGGCTGGAACAGGGAGAGTGAACAGCCAACGGAGTTCCAGCGCTTCGGAATGTGTTCGCAACATGATGCAATACCAGATTTCCAGGTTTCTGCTTTAACACGCCTAGCTGAGAGTGCACACCAACAAAGTAATGGACTTAAAGTTGTACATGCTTCAAAAg TAGATATTTGGGATgctgagaaagagggagagattaCTTTGGCCCTCACATTCCCAAGGCAAGCCCAGCCAACCAACCTGGCCTCCTTGATGCTCCTGTTCAGTGTGGATTCCATCAAGGGAGATGGTTTGAGAATGACATTCAGCAGTCATTCTATTCATCCATATAAACAG ACGATTTGCATTTCCAAGAGCATGAATTTTCTTTTCCTTACTGGTGGACAGAGAGAGCATAATACTCACAGTCACCTTAAACTGAGACTTGCAGTTGAGACACTGAAGACTGAAAACA GTCAGAAACCCAGTCTATCTGAGCTTCAGGAAGTCCTAATGAGAAAAGTGGATGGCAACAACATTACAATGAGGCCGATGTTACTTTTCCTCTCTGACCGTGGAAATAGTGATGAGCATAGGACACCTCATTTAAAATTCCATGG AGTTCCTCTGGATCATAGACCTTCACCTGGCCCTCTTCCCCCATCCAGAACTTTTGTTTTCCTGTGCGAGCTGAAGAAGCTCTTCGATGACATCCAGCCAGAGAAAGAGGCGCCAACACCTCAAGAAGATGCGAGCACTGTCTCTTTGGATGCACTGGATTCCCTTCCACCCCTCACCCTAGGAGTGTCATCCTCCGAGTCCCTCCTTTCGGGACTGGTTAATTCCTCTACTCCAACTGCATTTGTCTTCCCCCAAAGGCAGCAAAGCCTGCAGACTCACCGAGTGGAGCTGACACTGGAGTCTCCTCTACTTTCTGTGCTCAGACAACGGCTGGATGAAGCCATTGCTCAGGTGAAAAAGGAGGCAGGGCAAATGGTAATTGACAGGCTTCAGAAGCTGTGTGAGCTTAGTGCCCTTCCCCCAGATGGAGATGATGATAAAGCAA TCAGTCAAGACTATAAAGAGGCACAATACCGGGCTGTTTTGCTGCTGAAGGCTTTGCAGACAGTGCTCCGTACCTTGGAGGTGGAACGGGCCCAGAGAACAGCCAGAGCAGATGAGGACGGCCCAACAATGCCCAGTCAGTGTCGACTTCAGAGCTTGACCGTTTCTTTGAGGAAGTACTATTTTGAGCCCTCAATGGCAAACATTAACAACTGCGTTGGAGCCTGCGTCTTCCCAGTGGACAATGGCATCAACCACGCCATCCTCCTGAACCACCATATCGAGAGCGGCCAGTTTGTCACTCGTTCTCCCTGCTGTGTGCCAGTGGACTATATTGACCTGCATGTGATTGAGCTGGAGAGCGTGGGCACCCAGATCGCCCAGAAGCGGAATGTGGTGGCGACCATGTGTGGGTGTCGCTGA